The following proteins come from a genomic window of Pyxidicoccus sp. MSG2:
- a CDS encoding serine/threonine-protein kinase encodes MSGAVGDEAAGAATLEGPPAPRPPSLEAPVFPVPGWERYQGVRFLGQGGMGQVFLAYDPRLRRHAALKFVREADSGLTRRVLSEARAQARVEHERVCQVYEVGEVQGRAFIAMQYVDGVPLNQLAGQLTLEQAALLLRDAAEGVHAAHRAGLIHRDLKPGNILVERTEDGRLKPYVMDFGLARDWKAPGLTATGEVLGTPHYMAPEQARGEVSRLDRRADVYSLGATLYTLLTGQPPIPGDNGLEVLSNIATVEPRPPRALNPALPVDLEAIVLKCLEKERAARYDSARALAEDLDRFISGEPVRARPSGPGQRLRKALRKHRIVVGVAAAALLAVALAAVQVVLTRQEASRRERLSRQFTERVERIEALARYSGLSQLHDTRADREALRGHMRALEAEIHEAGALAVGPGHYALGRGALALGDEALAREHLEAAWSQGFREPRVAWSLALVMGHLYQEQLLEAERLRAPAQREARKQDVQRLYRAPALEWLRQSQGADVPSPEYVAALLAFYEDRLDEALARLDAMRDRLPWFHEAPLLRGDILQARATRRWNQGDRVGALADFEAGRRACTAAAATGESVPEVHRSLARLEYTAMVMELYSQGDVLPPFTRGLEAVARALQADPDFGLARVLEARFHNRLAEYRMGRGGDVEEPLEKALSAARAAMRLVPEPPRARMEQVQSLWRRARALQARALDPSAPLRQAVVLLESIPPKDQDYEFHATRGLVFKIQADYEDEQGEDSRAHRGEAIAAYREAIRLDARLPDAWINLGIAYLTRATRPRAGAPLEDLEQARAALDTSRELNPRNYVPCFLGGTLHLELAQRRRDQGGDAGPDLATALRFFDDGLRINDRIAQLHNGRSAVLLEQAREAWDSGHAPYPSLEQAVLAARQAIEVAPQQGFGHHNLGEALAERATFLARSGGDPRPDLQAAETAYQQASALLPGGAHYPASLARVHVRRAAFELEHAREPRKSLDRADAALRQAFERGPREPLAWLAQGEARGLRARWLARQHPAHAGDFEQAAHAFEKALELEPQRLDYRVAFGHFCREWAVWLKQAALEPRPALERGLALADEVLAARPRWADALLLRASLREEAGLTREAREDRERALALNPRLTATHPLQGQGPLPPPASPSSSRGASRDTPPQP; translated from the coding sequence ATGAGTGGGGCCGTCGGGGACGAAGCAGCGGGTGCTGCCACCCTGGAGGGCCCACCCGCGCCTCGCCCTCCTTCGCTGGAGGCCCCCGTCTTTCCCGTGCCCGGCTGGGAGCGTTACCAGGGCGTGCGCTTCCTCGGCCAGGGCGGCATGGGTCAGGTCTTCCTCGCCTATGACCCGCGGCTGCGCCGCCATGCCGCCCTCAAGTTCGTGCGGGAAGCAGACAGCGGGCTCACCCGGCGCGTCCTCTCCGAGGCCCGCGCCCAGGCCCGTGTCGAGCACGAGCGGGTCTGCCAGGTGTACGAAGTGGGAGAGGTCCAGGGGCGCGCCTTCATCGCCATGCAGTACGTAGACGGCGTCCCGCTGAACCAGCTCGCGGGCCAGCTCACCTTGGAGCAGGCGGCCCTCCTGCTCCGGGACGCCGCCGAGGGCGTCCACGCCGCCCACCGGGCCGGCCTCATCCACCGGGACCTCAAGCCCGGCAACATCCTCGTCGAGCGCACCGAGGATGGCCGCCTCAAGCCCTATGTCATGGACTTCGGACTGGCGCGCGACTGGAAGGCGCCGGGCCTCACCGCCACCGGCGAGGTGCTCGGCACCCCTCACTACATGGCGCCCGAGCAGGCGCGCGGCGAGGTGTCCCGGTTGGATCGGCGCGCGGATGTCTACAGCCTTGGCGCCACGCTCTACACCCTCCTGACGGGCCAACCTCCCATCCCGGGCGACAACGGACTGGAGGTGCTCAGCAACATCGCGACGGTCGAGCCCCGCCCGCCACGCGCGCTCAACCCCGCCCTGCCGGTGGACCTGGAGGCCATCGTCCTCAAGTGCCTGGAGAAGGAGCGCGCGGCCCGCTACGACTCGGCGCGCGCCCTGGCGGAGGACCTGGACCGCTTCATCAGCGGCGAGCCCGTGCGGGCGCGCCCTTCCGGCCCGGGTCAACGGCTGCGCAAGGCGCTGCGCAAGCACCGCATCGTGGTGGGCGTGGCGGCCGCGGCCCTGCTCGCCGTGGCGCTCGCCGCCGTCCAGGTCGTCCTCACGCGGCAGGAGGCCAGCCGCCGCGAGCGCCTCTCGCGCCAGTTCACCGAGCGCGTCGAGCGCATCGAAGCCCTGGCTCGCTACTCGGGCCTGTCCCAGCTCCACGACACCCGCGCCGACCGCGAGGCCCTGCGCGGCCACATGCGCGCGCTGGAGGCCGAGATTCACGAGGCCGGCGCGCTGGCCGTGGGCCCCGGCCACTACGCGCTGGGACGTGGCGCGCTGGCGCTCGGCGACGAGGCCCTGGCGCGCGAGCACCTGGAGGCCGCGTGGAGCCAGGGCTTCCGCGAGCCCCGCGTCGCCTGGTCCCTGGCCCTGGTAATGGGTCACCTGTACCAGGAGCAACTCCTGGAGGCGGAGCGGCTGCGCGCCCCGGCGCAGCGCGAGGCGCGCAAGCAGGACGTCCAGCGCCTGTACCGCGCGCCCGCGCTGGAGTGGCTGCGCCAGAGCCAGGGCGCCGACGTGCCCTCCCCCGAGTACGTGGCGGCGCTGCTGGCCTTCTACGAGGACCGGCTGGACGAGGCCCTCGCCCGGCTCGACGCGATGAGGGACCGCCTCCCCTGGTTCCACGAGGCGCCCCTGCTCCGGGGCGACATCCTCCAGGCCCGCGCCACCCGGCGCTGGAACCAGGGCGACCGCGTGGGTGCGCTGGCCGACTTCGAGGCCGGCCGCCGCGCCTGCACCGCCGCCGCCGCCACCGGCGAAAGCGTGCCCGAGGTCCACCGCTCGCTGGCGAGGCTCGAGTACACCGCGATGGTGATGGAGCTCTACAGCCAGGGCGACGTCCTGCCCCCCTTCACCCGCGGACTGGAGGCCGTCGCCCGCGCGCTCCAGGCGGACCCGGACTTCGGGCTCGCGCGAGTGCTGGAGGCGCGCTTCCACAACCGGCTGGCGGAGTACCGCATGGGCCGGGGCGGTGACGTGGAGGAGCCCCTCGAGAAGGCCCTCTCGGCCGCGCGCGCCGCCATGCGCCTCGTGCCCGAACCGCCCCGGGCCCGCATGGAGCAGGTCCAGAGTCTCTGGCGCCGCGCCCGCGCCCTCCAGGCCCGGGCCCTGGACCCCAGCGCTCCGCTCCGCCAGGCCGTGGTGCTGCTGGAGTCCATCCCCCCGAAGGACCAGGACTACGAGTTCCACGCCACCCGGGGCCTCGTCTTCAAGATCCAGGCGGACTACGAGGACGAGCAGGGCGAGGACTCGCGCGCCCATCGCGGCGAGGCCATCGCGGCCTACCGCGAGGCCATCCGGCTCGACGCACGGCTGCCGGACGCGTGGATAAACCTGGGCATCGCGTACCTCACCCGGGCCACCCGGCCGCGCGCCGGGGCGCCCCTGGAGGACCTGGAGCAGGCGAGGGCCGCGCTCGACACCTCGCGCGAGCTCAACCCGCGCAACTACGTGCCCTGCTTCCTGGGAGGCACGTTGCACCTGGAGCTCGCCCAGCGGCGCCGAGACCAGGGCGGGGACGCCGGGCCGGACCTGGCCACCGCCCTGCGGTTCTTCGACGACGGCCTGCGCATCAACGACCGGATTGCCCAGCTCCACAACGGCCGGAGCGCGGTGCTCCTCGAGCAGGCGCGGGAGGCGTGGGATTCCGGCCACGCGCCCTACCCTTCACTCGAGCAGGCCGTGCTGGCCGCGCGTCAGGCCATCGAAGTGGCGCCCCAGCAGGGCTTCGGCCACCACAACCTCGGTGAAGCCCTCGCCGAGCGCGCCACCTTCCTCGCGCGCTCCGGAGGAGACCCACGCCCCGACCTCCAGGCGGCCGAGACGGCCTACCAGCAGGCCAGCGCGCTGCTCCCGGGCGGCGCGCACTACCCGGCCAGCCTGGCCCGCGTCCATGTCCGGCGCGCTGCCTTCGAGCTGGAGCACGCGCGGGAGCCGCGCAAGAGCCTCGACCGGGCCGATGCGGCCCTGCGCCAGGCCTTCGAGCGTGGCCCCCGGGAGCCCCTGGCCTGGCTCGCCCAGGGCGAGGCGCGGGGGCTGCGGGCCCGCTGGCTCGCGCGCCAGCATCCGGCGCATGCCGGGGACTTCGAGCAAGCCGCCCACGCCTTCGAGAAGGCGCTCGAGCTGGAGCCCCAGCGCCTGGACTACCGCGTCGCCTTCGGCCACTTCTGCCGCGAGTGGGCCGTGTGGCTGAAACAGGCCGCGCTGGAGCCGCGCCCCGCCCTGGAGCGCGGCCTCGCGCTGGCGGACGAGGTGCTGGCCGCGCGCCCCCGCTGGGCGGACGCGCTGCTGCTGCGCGCGAGCCTGCGTGAAGAAGCCGGGCTCACACGCGAGGCCCGCGAGGACCGCGAGCGGGCCCTCGCGCTGAACCCCCGACTCACGGCGACGCACCCGCTTCAGGGCCAGGGCCCGTTGCCACCTCCAGCGTCCCCGTCCTCGAGTCGTGGGGCATCTCGGGACACCCCTCCGCAGCCTTGA
- a CDS encoding discoidin domain-containing protein, which yields MSTLPNLALGKPTTQSSIYPGGGGEAALAVDGITNGDWSAGSVTHSDYEAHPWWQVDLQGTYALSTVVLYNRTDCCSDRLQYVWVRVSEDGTNWQDIPPAPGTAPTQTTVTINRPARYVRVQLHSTTATALSLAEVQVFQSFNLALGKPTTQSSVYPGVGGAAALAVDGSTNGDWSAGSVTHTNHQAQPWWQVDLQGAQPISTVVLHNRTDCCSDRLQNFRVRVSEDGTSWQDFPYTGTAPTQTPFTINRPARYVRVQLDGTNALSLAEVQVFAPQSPGTAARVGNVVYGHWSSSGGRSPSSPANRKLLVDVSGPSEEVTFQLTSSANAYLYLLDANDNVLAEDDNGGGGTHARLTRMLPEGTYKLVAATRDPGQSAEFTVSADRALLRFPQRLLVQATNQFEWIYSDINSGAKDAVTVYRAKLDPHPGYYSLGDVAMPGHGNAPWMTFVVSGEGNLLAPPTDYQWIWNNEGSPGTYRVSFWDPVPPAGYTCLGTVTTPGYEKPSTQLIRCVKSEYVLPGTSTYVWDDAGSHAKYNVNLSQVDPKEHRGLSLSTFKGQQHYGPSDLSRFWVLNKSATANPELRGLPVDGQTAIQFAPRIWLDGAESYFPSSVEYFLANVRDRDGYLVTKEHLDCDSCTNPPFLKGQNPEQKHVPLYVEVVHRTQGDKPTNITDLIYWTVYPYNNGKRVCLGLYDYWIGCMGEYSTFGNHVGDLEHMTLRLIDGRPHQVFLSQHSGGQTLLYGSKWLTLLGWNPELYAALGSHGLYPEPGRHTYRELVNGDSLFDDTSRGIRWDGWVQPVVFPWQEPGTYTGSLAWLNITSRWGNPKSGCVISERWTGECVLNSGPEAPMMRDFAHPPALMLE from the coding sequence GTGAGCACCCTCCCCAACCTCGCGCTCGGCAAACCGACGACGCAGTCGAGCATCTACCCGGGCGGCGGCGGCGAGGCGGCGCTCGCGGTGGACGGCATCACCAACGGTGACTGGAGCGCAGGCTCCGTCACCCACTCCGACTACGAGGCCCATCCCTGGTGGCAGGTCGACCTCCAGGGCACGTACGCCCTCTCCACCGTGGTCCTCTACAACCGCACCGACTGCTGCTCGGACCGGCTCCAGTACGTCTGGGTGCGCGTCTCCGAGGACGGGACGAACTGGCAGGACATCCCCCCCGCGCCGGGCACCGCGCCGACGCAGACCACCGTCACCATCAACCGCCCGGCGAGGTACGTCCGCGTACAGCTCCACAGCACCACTGCCACGGCCCTGAGCCTCGCCGAGGTCCAGGTCTTCCAGTCCTTCAACCTCGCGCTCGGCAAGCCGACGACGCAGTCGAGCGTCTACCCGGGCGTCGGCGGCGCGGCAGCGCTCGCGGTGGACGGCTCCACCAACGGTGACTGGAGCGCAGGCTCCGTCACCCACACCAACCACCAGGCCCAGCCCTGGTGGCAGGTCGACCTCCAGGGCGCGCAACCCATCTCCACCGTGGTCCTCCACAACCGCACCGACTGCTGCTCGGACCGGCTCCAGAACTTCCGGGTGCGTGTCTCCGAGGACGGGACGAGCTGGCAGGACTTCCCCTACACGGGCACCGCGCCAACGCAGACCCCCTTCACCATCAACCGCCCGGCGAGGTACGTCCGCGTACAGCTCGACGGCACCAACGCCCTGAGCCTCGCCGAGGTCCAGGTCTTCGCTCCCCAATCGCCCGGGACGGCGGCCCGCGTGGGCAACGTCGTGTATGGCCACTGGAGCAGCTCCGGCGGACGGTCCCCGTCCAGCCCGGCCAACCGGAAGCTCCTCGTGGACGTCTCCGGACCGAGCGAAGAGGTGACGTTCCAGCTCACCTCGTCCGCCAATGCCTATCTCTACCTGCTGGACGCGAACGACAACGTGCTCGCGGAGGATGACAACGGTGGAGGAGGCACCCACGCGCGGCTCACCCGTATGCTTCCGGAGGGAACCTACAAGCTGGTCGCGGCGACCCGCGACCCCGGCCAGAGCGCCGAGTTCACGGTCAGCGCGGACAGGGCCCTGCTGCGCTTCCCACAGCGCCTCCTCGTCCAGGCGACGAACCAGTTCGAGTGGATCTACAGCGACATCAATTCGGGAGCCAAAGACGCCGTGACCGTCTACCGCGCGAAGCTCGACCCGCATCCGGGCTACTACTCGCTCGGAGACGTGGCCATGCCCGGCCATGGCAACGCGCCCTGGATGACCTTCGTGGTGTCCGGCGAGGGGAATCTGCTCGCGCCTCCGACCGACTACCAGTGGATCTGGAACAACGAGGGCTCACCGGGAACCTACAGGGTTTCCTTCTGGGACCCCGTGCCTCCGGCGGGCTACACCTGCCTGGGCACCGTCACGACGCCGGGCTACGAAAAGCCCTCCACCCAGCTCATCCGGTGCGTGAAGAGCGAGTACGTGCTCCCGGGCACCTCCACCTATGTCTGGGACGACGCGGGCTCTCACGCGAAATACAACGTGAACCTGTCGCAGGTGGACCCCAAGGAGCACCGGGGCCTGAGCCTGTCCACCTTCAAGGGCCAGCAACACTACGGCCCTTCCGACCTCAGCCGCTTCTGGGTCCTCAACAAGAGCGCCACCGCCAACCCGGAGCTGCGGGGGCTGCCCGTGGACGGGCAGACGGCAATCCAGTTCGCGCCCCGCATCTGGCTGGACGGGGCGGAGTCCTACTTCCCCTCCTCGGTCGAGTACTTCCTGGCCAACGTGCGCGACAGGGACGGCTACCTGGTCACCAAGGAGCACCTGGATTGTGACTCCTGCACGAACCCGCCGTTCCTCAAGGGCCAGAATCCGGAACAGAAGCACGTGCCGCTCTATGTGGAGGTCGTCCACCGCACGCAAGGAGACAAGCCCACGAACATCACCGACCTCATCTACTGGACCGTCTACCCGTACAACAATGGCAAGCGGGTGTGTCTCGGCTTGTACGATTACTGGATTGGATGCATGGGCGAGTACTCCACCTTCGGCAACCACGTGGGAGACCTGGAGCACATGACGCTGCGGCTCATCGATGGCCGGCCGCACCAGGTGTTCCTGAGCCAGCACTCGGGAGGGCAGACGCTGCTCTACGGCTCCAAGTGGCTGACCCTCCTGGGCTGGAACCCGGAGCTCTACGCGGCGCTGGGCTCGCATGGCCTCTACCCGGAGCCGGGCCGGCACACCTACAGGGAGCTCGTCAACGGGGACTCCCTCTTCGACGATACCAGCCGCGGAATCCGCTGGGACGGGTGGGTGCAGCCGGTCGTCTTCCCCTGGCAGGAGCCGGGCACGTACACCGGCAGCCTGGCCTGGCTCAACATCACGAGCCGATGGGGCAACCCCAAGTCGGGCTGTGTAATCTCCGAGCGCTGGACCGGCGAGTGCGTGCTCAACTCCGGGCCGGAAGCGCCCATGATGAGGGACTTCGCGCATCCACCGGCCCTGATGCTGGAGTGA
- a CDS encoding cupredoxin domain-containing protein → MNQRAELRSHASEVSQRGVRQALARLLVTGLLLGLSFAGFVVGATSEAAEEPLPPDPAPTRCKSYHHEVVIDFSGKGIVFIPSRCLEVGGTVRFINLCEEETLVTVHGPEPYFGLLLPREGKTDRVFKTEGVFTIKAAEGCPEMPHDSRTGTLEVATGPGPEAGASP, encoded by the coding sequence ATGAATCAGAGAGCCGAGCTGCGGAGTCATGCGTCCGAGGTGTCGCAACGCGGTGTGAGGCAGGCCCTGGCGCGCTTGCTGGTGACGGGACTGCTGCTGGGGCTGTCGTTCGCCGGGTTCGTGGTGGGCGCGACGTCAGAGGCCGCGGAGGAGCCGCTACCGCCCGACCCGGCGCCCACCCGGTGCAAGAGCTATCACCACGAGGTGGTCATCGACTTCAGCGGAAAGGGCATCGTCTTCATTCCGTCCCGGTGCCTCGAGGTGGGGGGCACGGTCCGGTTCATCAACCTGTGCGAAGAGGAGACCCTCGTCACCGTCCATGGACCCGAGCCGTACTTCGGCCTGTTGTTGCCTCGCGAAGGGAAGACCGACCGGGTCTTCAAGACGGAGGGCGTCTTCACCATCAAGGCTGCGGAGGGGTGTCCCGAGATGCCCCACGACTCGAGGACGGGGACGCTGGAGGTGGCAACGGGCCCTGGCCCTGAAGCGGGTGCGTCGCCGTGA
- the dinB gene encoding DNA polymerase IV, whose product MRAIIHVDMDAFYASVEQRDNPALRGKPIIVGGHAQRGVVVAASYEVRPFGVRSAMPMARAMKAAPHAIVVKPRFSAYAEASEHVFAIFERYTPLIEPLSLDEAFLDVTASVGLFGSPADIARRIRKEIADELSLPASAGIATVKFVAKIASDLAKPNGQREVRPEETVGFLAALPVSRLWGVGPKTEEALKLAGLRTIGDVAAREPEWLEERLGSSGRHLWELSQGIDVREVVPDRAAKSVGAEDTFEEDLTGVDALKTHVHSQALRVGRRLRRAGVKGRVVQLKLKFADFTLITRRTTLREATDDGQAIYRTVLELMERSHEGKPIRLTGVSVQLDEVPPQLGLFPAAPPRTAKLNAALDKIAERFGSKAITTADIAGSEAPADDGPRSERPVDKPKR is encoded by the coding sequence ATGCGAGCCATCATCCACGTGGACATGGACGCCTTCTATGCGTCCGTGGAGCAGCGCGACAACCCCGCCCTGCGAGGCAAGCCGATCATTGTCGGCGGGCACGCACAGCGAGGGGTGGTCGTCGCCGCGTCCTATGAGGTCCGTCCCTTCGGGGTGCGCAGCGCCATGCCCATGGCTCGCGCCATGAAGGCCGCGCCCCACGCCATTGTCGTGAAGCCGCGCTTCTCCGCGTACGCCGAGGCCAGCGAGCACGTCTTCGCCATCTTCGAGCGCTACACGCCCCTCATCGAGCCTCTGTCCCTCGACGAGGCCTTCCTCGACGTGACGGCCTCGGTGGGCCTGTTCGGCTCGCCCGCGGACATCGCGCGGCGCATCCGCAAGGAGATTGCCGACGAGCTGTCGCTGCCGGCCTCGGCGGGCATCGCCACGGTGAAGTTCGTGGCGAAGATTGCCTCGGACCTCGCGAAGCCCAACGGCCAGCGCGAGGTACGGCCGGAGGAGACGGTGGGCTTCCTCGCGGCGCTGCCGGTGTCACGGCTGTGGGGCGTGGGGCCCAAGACGGAAGAGGCGCTCAAGCTCGCCGGCCTGCGGACCATCGGCGACGTGGCGGCGAGGGAGCCGGAGTGGCTGGAGGAGCGGCTTGGCTCCAGCGGCCGGCACCTGTGGGAATTGTCCCAGGGCATCGACGTGCGCGAGGTGGTGCCGGACCGCGCCGCCAAGAGCGTGGGCGCGGAGGACACCTTCGAGGAGGACCTCACCGGAGTGGACGCGCTGAAGACGCACGTGCACTCGCAGGCGCTGCGGGTGGGGCGGCGGCTGCGGCGCGCGGGCGTGAAGGGCCGCGTGGTGCAGCTCAAGCTGAAGTTCGCGGACTTCACACTCATCACCCGCCGCACCACGCTGCGCGAGGCCACGGATGACGGGCAGGCCATCTACCGCACGGTGTTGGAGTTGATGGAGCGCTCGCACGAGGGGAAGCCGATTCGCCTCACCGGTGTCAGCGTGCAGCTCGACGAGGTGCCTCCGCAGCTCGGCCTCTTCCCCGCGGCGCCTCCGCGTACCGCGAAGCTGAACGCGGCGCTGGACAAGATTGCGGAGCGCTTCGGCAGCAAGGCGATAACGACGGCGGACATCGCCGGGAGCGAGGCCCCCGCCGACGACGGGCCCCGCTCCGAACGCCCGGTGGACAAACCGAAGCGCTGA
- a CDS encoding sigma-54 dependent transcriptional regulator, translating to MSSQPRPPAWDHSTADASRSPLTTEGSRLVPALTIAAHPQAHRVGERLLLESLTAGRPVHLSRNEPDFLRPGGALGLHLADPFLSRKPLVFAPGAAEGGVRLEPSEGGRVAVGGEVLREPWELTAQEVAEGVPLELAGRVLLVLHLADAAAKQAEDALGMVGSSVGLQRVRQHIRRVADLDVPVLIRGETGSGKELIAQAIHRHGPRKDRPFVSVNLGAIPRELAAAELFGARKGAFTGAVRDEPGFFQAAHGGTLFLDEVGEAPPEVQVMLLRVLETGQLYPVGERTPVAVDVRLVAATDAHLEEQIQAGRFKAPLLHRLAGYSIRVPPLRERREDIGLLFHHFARAELEALGEAGRLKPAEPYAEPWLPPALAARLVGHPWSGNIRELRNVVRQLVIGNRGQPCLRLDTQLEQELSLAKPAPPGRPVAAAPPAEAPAAPRRKPSGISEAELLAALHENDWDFQAAADQLRIHRSSIYTLIDRSPNLRTAGELSAEEITRCFHESQGDLDAMTRRLQVSKRALGRRVKELGLV from the coding sequence GTGTCCTCCCAGCCCCGTCCCCCGGCGTGGGACCACTCCACGGCCGATGCCTCGCGAAGCCCGCTCACCACGGAGGGCTCCCGGCTCGTCCCGGCACTGACCATCGCCGCGCACCCGCAGGCCCATCGCGTCGGTGAGCGGCTGTTGCTGGAGTCGCTGACCGCGGGCCGCCCGGTGCACCTGTCCCGCAACGAACCGGACTTCCTGCGGCCCGGGGGGGCATTGGGCCTGCACCTGGCCGACCCCTTCCTGAGCCGCAAGCCGCTCGTCTTCGCGCCGGGCGCGGCGGAGGGCGGCGTCCGGCTGGAGCCGAGCGAAGGAGGCCGCGTGGCCGTCGGCGGCGAGGTGTTGCGCGAGCCGTGGGAGCTGACGGCCCAGGAGGTGGCCGAGGGCGTGCCACTGGAGCTGGCCGGGCGCGTGCTGCTGGTGCTGCACCTGGCGGACGCCGCGGCGAAGCAGGCCGAGGACGCACTGGGCATGGTGGGCAGCAGCGTGGGGCTCCAGCGCGTGCGCCAGCACATCCGCCGGGTGGCGGACCTGGACGTGCCGGTGCTCATCCGAGGAGAGACGGGCTCGGGCAAGGAGCTCATCGCCCAGGCCATCCACCGGCACGGCCCGCGCAAGGACAGGCCGTTCGTCAGTGTGAACCTGGGCGCCATCCCCCGTGAGCTGGCCGCCGCGGAGCTGTTTGGCGCGCGCAAGGGGGCCTTCACCGGCGCGGTGCGGGACGAGCCCGGCTTCTTCCAGGCCGCCCATGGGGGAACGCTGTTCCTGGACGAGGTGGGCGAGGCGCCCCCCGAGGTGCAGGTGATGCTGCTGCGGGTGCTGGAGACGGGGCAGCTCTACCCCGTGGGCGAGCGCACTCCCGTCGCCGTCGACGTGCGGCTCGTCGCCGCGACGGATGCGCACCTGGAGGAGCAGATCCAAGCGGGGCGCTTCAAGGCGCCGCTGCTGCACCGGCTGGCCGGCTACTCCATCCGCGTGCCGCCGCTGCGGGAGCGGCGGGAGGACATCGGGCTGCTGTTCCACCACTTCGCTCGCGCGGAGCTGGAGGCGCTGGGAGAGGCCGGACGGCTGAAGCCCGCGGAGCCCTATGCCGAGCCCTGGCTCCCGCCGGCGCTGGCCGCGCGCCTGGTGGGCCACCCGTGGTCAGGCAACATCCGCGAGCTGCGCAACGTCGTGCGGCAGCTCGTCATCGGCAACCGTGGCCAGCCGTGCCTGCGGCTCGACACCCAGCTCGAGCAGGAGCTGTCCCTGGCGAAGCCGGCGCCCCCGGGCCGCCCCGTCGCCGCCGCCCCGCCGGCCGAGGCCCCCGCCGCGCCCCGCCGCAAGCCCTCCGGGATTTCCGAGGCGGAGCTGCTGGCCGCACTTCATGAGAACGACTGGGACTTCCAGGCCGCCGCCGACCAGCTCCGCATCCACCGGTCCTCCATCTACACCTTGATAGACAGGAGCCCGAACCTGCGGACCGCCGGGGAGCTGAGCGCCGAGGAAATCACCCGCTGCTTCCACGAGTCCCAGGGGGACCTGGATGCGATGACCCGGCGCCTCCAGGTGTCGAAGCGCGCGCTGGGGCGTCGCGTGAAGGAGCTCGGCCTCGTCTAG
- a CDS encoding secondary thiamine-phosphate synthase enzyme YjbQ, with protein sequence MKTLTEYLWFETKERRELVRLTDTVAGLVRKSGIQEGMVLVSAMHITAGVFVNDDESGLHEDIWEWLQTLAPFGPDYRHHRTGEDNGDAHLKSMLVHHQVIIPITAGKLDLGPWQQVFYAEFDGQRRKRVIVKVMGA encoded by the coding sequence ATGAAGACCCTGACCGAGTACCTGTGGTTCGAAACCAAGGAGCGGCGCGAGCTCGTCCGGCTCACCGACACGGTGGCGGGGCTGGTCCGCAAGAGCGGCATCCAGGAAGGGATGGTCCTCGTCTCCGCCATGCACATCACCGCCGGGGTCTTCGTCAACGACGACGAGTCCGGCCTCCATGAAGACATCTGGGAGTGGCTCCAGACGTTGGCGCCCTTCGGTCCCGACTACCGCCACCACCGCACCGGCGAGGACAACGGCGACGCCCACCTCAAGTCCATGCTCGTGCACCACCAGGTCATCATCCCGATTACGGCGGGGAAGCTGGACCTGGGGCCATGGCAGCAGGTGTTCTACGCCGAGTTCGACGGACAGCGCCGAAAGCGCGTCATCGTGAAGGTGATGGGCGCGTAG
- a CDS encoding DMT family transporter, with amino-acid sequence MSLPTPRTPSPSRARVYGGLVLGVVAVSWAAPLIRFAEAPSLAISAWRLTFASVPLLLLALLRGRAELAALNARTWGWLVLSGLALALHFATWIASLQYTTVASSVALVTTTPVWVMLFAWMSLSERVGPRGLGAIGLCLAGSVLIGARDFALGGQSLWGDMLAVLGAILAAAYFVIGRRVREAMSLGTYVGVVYSVAAVALMVTHAFVDSPLTGFTPRTWWVLVGLAVVPQLIGHSMLNASVRHLSAPFVSVAALGEPVLATLWAVLLLSETPDQVQLLGGGMALVGVVLMAREEALQKPPPPDMVPAAD; translated from the coding sequence TTGAGCCTTCCGACTCCGAGGACTCCGAGCCCTTCACGGGCCCGGGTCTACGGAGGGCTGGTGCTGGGCGTGGTGGCCGTGTCCTGGGCCGCTCCGCTCATCCGCTTCGCGGAGGCGCCGTCCCTGGCCATCTCCGCGTGGCGTCTCACCTTCGCTTCCGTTCCGCTGCTGCTCCTGGCGCTGCTGCGAGGCCGCGCCGAGCTGGCCGCGCTCAACGCACGCACGTGGGGCTGGCTGGTGCTGTCCGGGCTGGCCCTGGCGCTGCACTTCGCGACGTGGATTGCGTCCCTGCAGTACACCACCGTGGCCAGCTCGGTGGCGCTCGTCACCACGACGCCCGTCTGGGTGATGTTGTTCGCCTGGATGTCCCTGTCCGAGCGCGTGGGCCCGCGTGGGCTCGGCGCCATCGGCCTGTGCCTCGCGGGCAGCGTGCTCATCGGCGCGCGGGACTTCGCGCTGGGAGGACAGTCACTCTGGGGCGACATGCTCGCGGTGCTGGGCGCGATTCTGGCCGCGGCGTACTTCGTCATCGGCCGGCGCGTGCGCGAGGCGATGTCCCTGGGGACGTACGTGGGCGTCGTGTACTCGGTGGCCGCGGTGGCGCTGATGGTGACGCACGCCTTCGTGGACTCGCCGCTCACGGGCTTCACGCCGCGCACCTGGTGGGTGCTCGTGGGGCTGGCCGTGGTGCCGCAGCTCATCGGCCACTCGATGCTCAACGCCTCCGTGCGCCACCTGTCCGCGCCCTTCGTCTCGGTGGCGGCCCTCGGCGAGCCGGTGCTGGCCACGCTGTGGGCCGTGCTGCTGCTGAGCGAGACACCCGACCAGGTGCAGCTCCTCGGTGGAGGCATGGCCCTGGTTGGCGTGGTGCTGATGGCCCGCGAAGAGGCCCTTCAGAAGCCCCCGCCGCCGGACATGGTGCCGGCGGCGGACTGA